A portion of the Chromobacterium sp. IIBBL 290-4 genome contains these proteins:
- the tssG gene encoding type VI secretion system baseplate subunit TssG has product MAAPLRPQPGSVAERLLSQPQGFEFAQAVMLLERLNPNAAPLGSGADPSREAVRLRGPLAPLFAASELDALQDDGDGLTLSVASFGLGGPDGPLPYAYQEWLQQRKLAKDPAPAAFLQLFQHRLLSLLYRVRRRYRLAPGYAAPRSSPARPLLLSLCGLLPPGLQSRQAVADAALLARAALLADRRRSLAGFVALARHHFGAPFAAEPFAGGWRDIPPASRSAIGPNGRNARLGQGALAGSRAWDEHAGIRLIIGPLSAALYHSFLPGAERHLALAALAAFYFGLDLDIQLTLRLQAAPAPLRLRRDAAPRLCWDSWLGGGDGEKQLRTRLRQAEDAR; this is encoded by the coding sequence ATGGCAGCCCCCCTCCGGCCCCAGCCTGGTTCTGTAGCGGAACGGCTGCTCAGCCAGCCGCAGGGCTTCGAGTTCGCCCAGGCGGTGATGCTGCTGGAGCGGCTGAACCCCAACGCCGCGCCGCTGGGCAGCGGCGCCGATCCGTCGCGCGAGGCGGTGCGCTTGCGCGGACCGCTGGCGCCGCTGTTCGCCGCCAGCGAGCTGGACGCGCTGCAAGACGACGGCGACGGTCTGACCCTGAGCGTGGCCTCCTTCGGCCTGGGCGGGCCGGACGGCCCCCTGCCTTACGCTTACCAGGAATGGCTGCAGCAGCGCAAACTGGCCAAAGACCCTGCGCCGGCGGCTTTCCTGCAACTATTCCAGCACCGGCTCTTGTCCCTGCTCTACCGCGTGCGGCGGCGCTACCGGTTGGCGCCGGGCTACGCCGCGCCGCGCAGCAGTCCGGCCCGGCCCTTGCTGCTCAGCCTGTGCGGCCTGTTGCCGCCCGGCTTGCAAAGCCGCCAGGCGGTGGCGGACGCCGCGCTGCTGGCGCGCGCCGCCCTGCTGGCCGACCGCCGCCGCTCGCTGGCCGGATTTGTCGCGCTGGCGCGCCATCACTTCGGCGCGCCGTTTGCCGCCGAACCCTTCGCCGGCGGTTGGCGCGATATTCCGCCGGCCAGCCGCAGCGCCATAGGCCCCAACGGCCGCAATGCCCGCCTGGGCCAGGGCGCGTTGGCCGGCAGCCGCGCCTGGGACGAGCACGCCGGCATCCGCCTGATTATCGGCCCCTTGTCCGCCGCGCTGTATCACAGCTTCCTGCCCGGGGCGGAACGCCACCTCGCCCTGGCCGCGCTGGCGGCGTTCTATTTCGGCCTGGACCTGGACATCCAGCTGACGCTGCGCCTGCAGGCCGCGCCCGCCCCGCTGCGGCTGCGCCGCGACGCCGCCCCCCGCCTCTGCTGGGACAGCTGGCTGGGCGGCGGCGATGGCGAAAAACAGCTGCGCACCCGCCTGCGCCAGGCGGAGGACGCGCGATGA
- the tssH gene encoding type VI secretion system ATPase TssH, with the protein MSAELAQLVSRLNPGCRKALERAAQRCLQQSHYYVEIEHVLLELLDMPDGDLPPLLPMLGLSADQLGAELRRSLDQFKRGETRAPALSSHTVAWLKEALLLATLRQEASIRSGLLLLTLLERDELRNLLLIGAPCLLRAPRQPLLEQLDAWASAARQAPPPGAEPASALARFTHDLVADARAGRIDPIVGRDGEIRQCLDILLRRRQNNPILVGAPGVGKTAVAEGLALRIAHEEVPSALAGVGLLALDLGLLQAGAGLKGEFEQRLNGVMDEVRASPRPIILFIDEAHTLVGAGAAEGHSDAANLLKPALARGELRTVAATTWQEYKKYFERDPALARRFQPVQVEEPDEDRAVAMLRGVAARLEQHHGVRILDAAIHDAVKLSHRYISGRQLPDKAISVLDTACARVALAQHDQPPQLENLRHRQAMLDEELERLLNEQATGLDHAARIAALRQDSARQLQAMRELTVRWQDELRAVREILRTRQQLLDFLASEPELPAGEPPLLLEEAEDGTATADEDEAADPALRLAEQLARLEAGLDALRQDDPLVPEHVDSKAVAAVIAGWTGIPVGKMLADEAYAIRTLAQRMGQRVIGQPAALGKIAQRIQAYRAGLTDPGKPVGVFLLLGPTGVGKTETAYALADALYGGERNLIVVNLAEYQEAHSVSQLKGAPPGYVGYGQGGVLTEAVRRKPYSVVLLDEIEKAHPDVLEAFYNVFDKGVMEDGTGLTVDFNNTIILATSNVGAEAIQTAAPAAIGHPGFIDQLQPQLIAAFRPALLARMTVVPYRTLDDGVLADIVRSKLEVLRQRYQRATGKTFEFDPGLVQAVLNRCRGAGARDIDNVLLGEVVGKLAEWVFD; encoded by the coding sequence ATGAGCGCGGAACTGGCGCAACTGGTGTCCCGCCTCAACCCCGGCTGCCGCAAGGCGCTGGAGCGGGCGGCCCAGCGCTGCCTGCAGCAAAGCCACTATTACGTGGAAATCGAACACGTGCTGCTGGAGCTGCTGGACATGCCGGATGGCGACCTGCCGCCGCTGCTGCCCATGCTGGGCCTGAGCGCGGACCAGCTGGGCGCGGAACTGCGCCGCAGCCTGGACCAGTTCAAGCGCGGCGAAACCCGCGCCCCGGCCCTCTCCAGCCACACCGTGGCCTGGCTCAAGGAAGCGCTGCTGCTGGCCACCCTGCGCCAAGAAGCCAGCATCCGCTCCGGCCTGCTGCTGCTCACCCTGCTGGAGCGCGACGAACTGCGCAATCTGCTGCTGATCGGCGCGCCCTGCCTGCTGCGCGCGCCGCGCCAGCCCTTGCTGGAACAGCTGGACGCCTGGGCCTCCGCCGCGCGCCAAGCGCCCCCTCCCGGCGCGGAGCCGGCCTCAGCCCTGGCCCGCTTCACCCACGACCTGGTGGCCGACGCCCGCGCCGGCCGCATCGATCCCATCGTGGGCCGCGACGGCGAAATCCGCCAATGCCTGGACATCCTGCTGCGCCGCCGCCAGAACAACCCCATCCTGGTGGGCGCGCCCGGCGTGGGCAAAACCGCAGTGGCGGAAGGCCTGGCGCTGCGCATCGCCCATGAGGAAGTGCCGTCGGCACTGGCCGGCGTCGGCCTGCTGGCGCTGGACCTGGGCCTGCTGCAAGCCGGCGCCGGGCTCAAGGGCGAATTCGAACAGCGGCTGAACGGCGTGATGGACGAAGTCCGCGCCTCCCCCCGGCCCATCATCCTGTTCATCGACGAAGCCCACACCCTGGTGGGCGCCGGCGCGGCCGAGGGCCACAGCGACGCCGCCAACCTGCTCAAGCCGGCACTGGCGCGCGGCGAACTGCGCACCGTGGCCGCCACCACCTGGCAGGAATACAAGAAATACTTTGAACGCGACCCGGCGCTGGCGCGGCGCTTCCAGCCGGTGCAAGTGGAAGAACCGGACGAAGACCGCGCCGTGGCCATGCTGCGCGGCGTCGCCGCCCGGCTGGAACAGCACCACGGCGTGCGCATCCTGGACGCCGCCATCCACGACGCGGTCAAACTGTCCCACCGCTACATCTCCGGCCGCCAGCTGCCGGACAAGGCCATCAGCGTGCTGGACACCGCCTGCGCCCGCGTGGCGCTGGCCCAGCACGACCAGCCGCCGCAGCTGGAAAACCTGCGCCACCGCCAGGCCATGCTGGACGAAGAACTGGAACGGCTACTGAACGAACAGGCCACCGGCCTGGACCACGCCGCCCGCATCGCCGCGCTGCGCCAAGACAGCGCGCGCCAACTGCAAGCCATGCGCGAGCTGACCGTGCGCTGGCAGGACGAATTGCGCGCGGTGCGCGAAATCCTGCGCACCCGCCAGCAACTGCTGGACTTTCTGGCCAGCGAGCCCGAGCTGCCCGCCGGCGAACCGCCGCTGCTGCTGGAAGAAGCCGAAGACGGGACCGCGACCGCCGACGAGGACGAAGCCGCGGACCCGGCGCTGCGGCTGGCGGAACAACTGGCGCGGCTGGAAGCCGGCCTGGACGCGTTGCGCCAGGACGACCCGCTGGTGCCGGAACACGTGGATTCCAAGGCCGTGGCCGCCGTCATCGCCGGCTGGACCGGCATCCCGGTGGGCAAGATGCTGGCCGACGAAGCCTACGCCATCCGCACCCTGGCCCAGCGCATGGGCCAGCGCGTGATTGGCCAGCCGGCCGCGCTGGGCAAGATCGCCCAACGCATCCAGGCCTACCGCGCCGGCCTCACCGACCCCGGCAAACCGGTGGGCGTGTTCCTGCTGCTCGGCCCCACCGGCGTGGGCAAGACCGAAACCGCCTACGCGCTGGCCGACGCCCTCTACGGCGGCGAACGCAATCTGATCGTGGTCAACCTGGCGGAATACCAGGAAGCCCACAGCGTCAGCCAGCTCAAGGGCGCGCCGCCCGGCTATGTCGGCTACGGCCAGGGCGGCGTGCTGACCGAAGCGGTGCGGCGCAAACCGTACAGCGTGGTGCTGTTGGACGAAATCGAAAAAGCCCACCCGGACGTGCTGGAAGCCTTCTACAACGTGTTCGACAAGGGCGTCATGGAAGACGGCACCGGCCTGACGGTGGACTTCAATAACACCATCATCCTGGCCACCAGCAATGTGGGGGCGGAAGCCATCCAGACCGCCGCGCCCGCCGCCATCGGCCACCCCGGCTTCATCGACCAATTGCAGCCGCAACTGATCGCCGCCTTCCGCCCGGCGCTGCTGGCGCGGATGACGGTGGTGCCCTACCGCACACTGGACGATGGCGTGCTGGCCGACATCGTGCGCAGCAAGCTGGAAGTGCTGCGCCAACGCTACCAACGCGCCACCGGCAAGACTTTTGAATTTGATCCCGGCTTGGTTCAGGCGGTGCTGAACCGCTGTCGTGGAGCGGGGGCAAGGGATATTGATAATGTTTTGTTGGGGGAGGTGGTGGGGAAATTGGCGGAGTGGGTTTTTGATTAA
- a CDS encoding type VI secretion system Vgr family protein has translation MPRPSDKTTPLSLSASVLKALYPDSLSGEEALNALGSFMLSGFSDSALTLDKAVASHLTLSLRRDEQTRQIDGLCAAIRQLPGDATAEHYQVTLRPWLWWLSLAGNNRIFQNQSVPDIVKAVFAGHGFSDYQLKLDASYPKREYCVQFGESDLNFVMRLLEDAGIFWFFTHADGKHTLVLADGNRHFPDCPNSAKLAYLPQDVGGRELEAVRSAGIRRQAVAGGYRAGDYAFTTASASLYAQALAKSDQPNLYQYPGGYAKKADGDALAKQRSDGLRAEEVELVGDSDCRWLIPGHAFTLSGHPDPACNIAWVVTRVSHDAGQQHYRNRFTAIPKATPYRPPRLTPKPVMHPQVAKVVGKAGEEIWTDKYGRVKVQFPWDRDGKDDESSSCWLRVMQPWSGKGFGMQFIPRIGQEVIVSFIDGDPDKPLVSGCVYNGDNALPYELPAKQAQSGLKTNSTKGGGGFNELRFDDSKDKEEVFFQAQKDYTVKVLNDVAADVGHDETLVVKNERKRSVTEGNDSLSVDKGNRTVEVKTGNETLKVKGKRTVKVEGDQSHSTGGNHEHKVSGNYTLTVDGNLTIKVSGTLTLQSGGAFSAKSDAALSCEAGTSLSNKAGTGLTNQAGTSLTNKAGTTLTNDAGVSLTNKASASQTLDGGGMLTLKGGLIQQN, from the coding sequence ATGCCCCGCCCCTCCGACAAAACCACCCCGCTCTCGCTCAGCGCCTCGGTGCTGAAAGCGCTCTACCCGGACAGCCTGTCCGGCGAGGAGGCACTGAACGCGCTGGGCAGCTTTATGCTCTCCGGCTTCAGCGACAGCGCGCTGACGCTGGACAAGGCGGTGGCTTCCCACCTGACGCTGAGCCTGCGCCGCGACGAGCAGACGCGTCAGATAGACGGCTTGTGCGCGGCGATACGCCAGCTGCCGGGCGACGCCACCGCCGAGCATTACCAGGTGACGTTGCGGCCCTGGCTGTGGTGGCTGAGCCTGGCTGGCAACAACCGCATCTTCCAGAACCAGAGCGTGCCGGACATCGTCAAGGCGGTGTTCGCTGGCCACGGTTTCAGCGATTATCAGCTGAAGCTGGACGCCAGCTACCCCAAGCGTGAGTACTGCGTGCAGTTTGGCGAGAGCGATCTCAATTTTGTGATGCGCCTGCTGGAAGACGCCGGCATTTTCTGGTTCTTCACCCACGCAGACGGCAAGCACACCCTAGTGCTGGCGGACGGCAACCGCCATTTCCCGGACTGCCCCAACAGCGCCAAGCTTGCCTATCTGCCGCAGGACGTGGGCGGGCGCGAGCTGGAAGCCGTGCGCAGCGCCGGCATCCGCCGCCAGGCGGTGGCTGGCGGCTACCGCGCTGGCGATTACGCATTCACCACCGCCAGCGCCTCGCTGTACGCGCAGGCGCTGGCCAAGTCCGACCAGCCCAATCTCTACCAATACCCGGGCGGCTACGCCAAGAAGGCCGACGGCGACGCGCTGGCCAAGCAGCGCAGCGACGGCCTGCGCGCCGAGGAGGTGGAGCTGGTGGGCGACAGCGACTGCCGCTGGCTGATTCCCGGCCACGCCTTCACCCTGAGCGGCCACCCGGACCCGGCCTGCAATATCGCCTGGGTGGTCACCCGCGTCAGCCACGACGCCGGCCAGCAGCATTACCGCAACCGCTTTACCGCCATCCCCAAGGCCACGCCCTACCGTCCGCCGCGGCTCACCCCCAAACCGGTGATGCACCCGCAGGTGGCCAAAGTGGTGGGCAAGGCCGGCGAGGAGATCTGGACGGATAAATACGGCCGCGTCAAAGTGCAATTCCCCTGGGACCGCGACGGCAAGGACGACGAATCCAGCTCCTGCTGGCTGCGGGTGATGCAGCCGTGGAGCGGCAAGGGCTTTGGCATGCAGTTCATCCCGCGCATCGGCCAGGAGGTGATTGTCAGCTTTATCGACGGCGACCCGGACAAGCCGCTGGTCAGCGGCTGCGTCTACAACGGCGACAACGCGCTGCCCTACGAACTGCCGGCCAAGCAGGCGCAGTCCGGCCTCAAGACCAACTCGACAAAAGGCGGCGGCGGCTTCAACGAACTGCGCTTCGACGACAGCAAAGACAAGGAGGAAGTGTTCTTCCAGGCGCAGAAGGACTACACGGTGAAAGTGCTCAACGACGTGGCCGCCGACGTGGGCCACGATGAAACCCTGGTAGTGAAGAACGAGCGCAAGCGCAGCGTCACCGAGGGCAACGACAGCCTCAGCGTGGACAAGGGCAACCGCACGGTGGAAGTGAAAACCGGCAATGAAACCCTCAAGGTCAAGGGCAAGCGCACGGTCAAGGTGGAAGGCGACCAGAGCCACAGCACCGGCGGCAATCACGAACACAAGGTCAGCGGCAACTACACGCTGACCGTGGACGGCAACCTCACCATCAAGGTCAGCGGCACCCTCACCCTGCAAAGCGGCGGCGCCTTCAGCGCCAAGAGCGACGCCGCGCTAAGCTGCGAAGCCGGCACCAGCCTGAGCAACAAGGCCGGCACCGGGCTGACCAACCAGGCCGGCACCTCGCTCACGAATAAAGCCGGCACCACGCTGACCAACGACGCCGGGGTGTCGTTGACCAACAAGGCCAGCGCCAGCCAGACCCTTGACGGCGGTGGCATGCTCACCCTCAAGGGCGGGCTGATCCAGCAGAACTGA
- a CDS encoding toxin-antitoxin system YwqK family antitoxin: protein MAEPIDIQQDQQRFVGQLADGKLQGPARIEQAGAPLAQFQYQDGQLHGPATLLHPGGQPAAQLQYRNGLLHGPAQYWSQEGALQCRAHYRDGALHGESQALYPNGKTAELSCYQNGLKHGAQQRFHPNGALAEKQEFAKGKPLGPPQRFADDGRPLDADGKPLPRWKWWWLRLSGAAG from the coding sequence ATGGCGGAACCGATAGACATCCAACAAGACCAGCAGCGCTTCGTCGGCCAACTGGCCGACGGCAAGCTGCAAGGCCCGGCGCGCATCGAGCAGGCCGGCGCGCCGCTGGCGCAGTTTCAGTACCAGGATGGCCAATTGCACGGCCCCGCCACCCTGCTGCACCCCGGCGGCCAGCCGGCGGCCCAGCTGCAATACCGCAACGGCCTCTTGCACGGGCCGGCGCAGTATTGGTCACAAGAAGGCGCGCTGCAATGCCGCGCCCACTACCGCGACGGCGCGCTGCACGGCGAAAGCCAGGCGCTGTATCCAAACGGCAAGACGGCAGAACTGAGCTGCTACCAAAACGGGCTGAAGCACGGCGCGCAACAGCGCTTCCACCCCAACGGCGCGCTGGCGGAAAAACAGGAGTTTGCCAAGGGCAAGCCGCTGGGCCCGCCGCAACGCTTCGCCGACGACGGCCGGCCGCTGGACGCGGACGGCAAGCCGCTGCCGCGCTGGAAATGGTGGTGGCTTAGGCTGAGCGGCGCGGCCGGCTGA
- a CDS encoding DUF4280 domain-containing protein translates to MGCPQVCMGAMLQCSFGVAPSSLSVLPTARVMAGGRPAATIMDHAPLLNVLPFGMCSSPANPMVAAATAAALGVLTPMPCIPATAAPWIPGGAPTVLLGGMPALDANSTLMCNWGGVIKIAMPGQFTVLVP, encoded by the coding sequence ATGGGCTGTCCACAGGTATGCATGGGGGCGATGCTGCAATGCAGCTTTGGCGTGGCGCCGTCCAGCTTGTCGGTGCTGCCCACCGCGCGGGTAATGGCCGGCGGCAGGCCGGCTGCCACCATCATGGATCATGCGCCGCTGCTCAATGTCCTGCCGTTCGGCATGTGCAGCAGCCCGGCCAATCCCATGGTGGCGGCGGCTACCGCCGCCGCGCTGGGCGTGCTGACGCCCATGCCCTGCATCCCGGCCACCGCCGCGCCGTGGATTCCCGGCGGCGCGCCCACGGTGCTGCTGGGCGGCATGCCGGCGCTGGACGCCAATAGCACGCTGATGTGCAACTGGGGCGGGGTGATCAAGATCGCCATGCCTGGCCAGTTCACGGTGCTGGTGCCGTAA
- a CDS encoding BBE domain-containing protein, translating into MKQAPTRGGDLPLILSDKQGFDRRWFAPNLKAVYVPSRYEQVEEYVASALSEFGHDVKIASGRHCYENFVYNDSTRAIIDMSALNQAGFDAERNAFFVDAGCENWSVYRALLNGYGKTLPAGSCYSVGAGGHITGGGYGLLSRLHGLTVDHLSAVDIVTWDAALGQAKLRHVSEQSSCQEERDLFWALRGAGCGNFGVIVRYYFAKLPEAPDYATQWSFAWDWKNINQQVFGDLLDLYAEICAGMPKADFSLLKLNHVSNGQIGLLVQCASLPGVSFQQHCQQVDARVHALQKRFAAIAPAAVAPQPMGGHPGWMHTTHSHLNPQHLTYLEALQTVNGSGPNQFGKYKSAYMNKAFPSCQKQQIYTWLHHQPEGLDADALKQSLLQVDSYGGVINECSSAATPVPQRSSIMKLQYQTYWNNNSLPGQRHGGSSGEQAQAHLEWINGFYQSVYAEYGGTPNPQQDRDGVVDGCYYNYPDCDLGTHENGKIDEAMELYFQENYRRAPRNLVQVKQQWDPQNYFRHAQSIPVK; encoded by the coding sequence ATGAAGCAAGCCCCCACGCGCGGCGGGGATCTGCCGTTGATCTTGAGCGACAAGCAAGGCTTTGACCGGCGCTGGTTCGCGCCCAATCTGAAGGCCGTTTACGTGCCGTCGCGCTACGAGCAAGTGGAGGAGTATGTGGCCTCGGCGCTCAGCGAGTTCGGCCACGACGTGAAAATCGCTTCCGGCCGCCACTGTTACGAAAACTTCGTCTACAACGACAGCACCCGCGCCATCATCGACATGTCCGCGCTCAATCAAGCGGGCTTCGACGCGGAGCGCAACGCGTTTTTTGTCGATGCCGGCTGCGAAAACTGGAGCGTGTACCGCGCCCTGCTCAATGGCTACGGCAAAACCCTGCCGGCGGGCTCCTGCTATTCGGTGGGGGCGGGCGGCCACATCACCGGCGGCGGCTATGGCCTGCTGTCCCGCTTGCATGGCCTGACGGTGGATCACCTTAGCGCCGTCGATATCGTCACCTGGGACGCGGCGCTGGGTCAGGCCAAACTGCGCCATGTTTCCGAGCAAAGCAGCTGCCAAGAGGAGCGCGATTTGTTTTGGGCCTTGCGCGGCGCCGGCTGCGGCAATTTCGGCGTGATCGTGCGTTATTATTTCGCCAAGCTGCCAGAAGCGCCGGACTATGCCACGCAATGGTCATTTGCCTGGGACTGGAAGAATATCAACCAACAAGTCTTTGGCGATTTGTTGGATTTGTATGCAGAAATCTGCGCAGGCATGCCTAAAGCCGACTTCAGCCTGTTGAAGCTCAATCATGTTTCCAACGGGCAGATCGGCTTGCTGGTGCAATGCGCCTCTTTGCCAGGCGTCAGCTTCCAGCAGCATTGCCAGCAGGTGGACGCGCGGGTGCATGCGCTGCAAAAGCGCTTTGCGGCCATTGCGCCCGCCGCCGTCGCGCCGCAGCCCATGGGCGGCCACCCGGGTTGGATGCACACCACGCACAGCCACCTCAATCCGCAGCATTTGACCTATCTGGAAGCGCTGCAAACGGTAAACGGCTCCGGCCCCAACCAGTTCGGCAAATACAAATCCGCCTATATGAACAAAGCATTTCCGTCATGCCAGAAGCAGCAGATTTACACCTGGCTGCACCACCAGCCGGAAGGCTTGGATGCCGACGCCTTGAAGCAAAGCCTGCTGCAGGTGGACAGCTACGGCGGCGTGATCAACGAATGCAGCAGCGCCGCCACCCCGGTGCCGCAGCGCAGCTCTATCATGAAGCTGCAGTACCAAACCTACTGGAACAACAACTCGCTGCCGGGACAGCGTCATGGCGGATCCAGCGGCGAGCAGGCCCAGGCGCATCTGGAGTGGATCAACGGTTTCTACCAGTCGGTGTACGCCGAATACGGCGGCACGCCCAATCCGCAACAGGACAGGGACGGCGTGGTGGACGGCTGCTATTACAACTACCCGGATTGCGACTTGGGCACCCATGAAAACGGCAAGATCGATGAGGCGATGGAGCTGTATTTCCAGGAAAACTACCGCCGCGCGCCGCGCAACCTGGTGCAAGTGAAGCAGCAGTGGGACCCGCAAAACTACTTCCGCCACGCGCAATCGATTCCGGTGAAGTAG
- a CDS encoding LysR family transcriptional regulator yields MAILERTHLSIVRAVDQHGSLTAAAEQLHLTQSALSHTMRKLEDQLGVAIWRREGRSLQPTQAGEYLLAAANRLLPQLTHVEERLKQFARGESGALRIGMECHPCYQWLLKIVSPYLAAWPLVDVDVKQKFQFGGIGALFGYEIDMLVTPDPLYRPGLRFEPVFDYEQVLVVGPGHPLRDRPHAEPEHLAEETLITYPVALERLDVYSQFLIPAGIRPKRHKPIETTDIMLQMVASGRGVAALPRWLVEEYAAKLDVAAVRLGPQGIDKQIFLGIRETDADIDYISAFVELARTHKAPKQSTL; encoded by the coding sequence ATGGCTATTCTTGAACGCACCCATTTGTCCATCGTCCGCGCGGTGGACCAGCACGGCTCGCTGACCGCCGCCGCAGAACAATTGCACCTGACCCAGTCCGCCCTCAGCCACACCATGCGCAAGCTGGAAGACCAGCTGGGCGTGGCGATCTGGCGGCGCGAGGGCCGCAGCCTGCAGCCGACCCAGGCCGGCGAATACCTGCTGGCCGCCGCCAACCGGCTGTTGCCGCAGCTGACCCATGTCGAGGAGCGCCTGAAGCAGTTTGCCCGCGGCGAGAGCGGGGCGCTGCGCATAGGCATGGAGTGCCACCCCTGCTACCAGTGGCTGCTGAAAATCGTGTCGCCCTATCTGGCGGCCTGGCCGCTGGTGGATGTGGATGTGAAGCAGAAATTCCAGTTCGGCGGCATCGGCGCGCTGTTCGGCTACGAGATAGACATGCTGGTGACGCCCGATCCCTTGTATCGGCCCGGCCTGCGTTTTGAACCGGTGTTCGACTACGAGCAGGTGCTGGTGGTCGGCCCCGGCCATCCGCTGCGCGACCGGCCGCACGCCGAGCCGGAACATCTGGCGGAGGAGACGCTGATCACCTATCCGGTGGCGCTGGAGCGGCTGGATGTCTACAGTCAGTTCCTGATTCCGGCCGGCATCCGCCCCAAGCGGCACAAGCCGATCGAAACCACCGACATCATGCTGCAGATGGTGGCCAGCGGCCGCGGCGTGGCCGCTTTGCCGCGCTGGCTGGTGGAAGAGTATGCCGCCAAGCTCGACGTCGCCGCCGTGCGGCTGGGTCCGCAAGGCATAGACAAGCAGATTTTCCTCGGCATTCGCGAAACGGATGCCGATATCGATTACATCAGCGCCTTTGTTGAATTGGCGCGCACGCATAAAGCGCCTAAGCAGAGCACGCTATAA